The following are encoded together in the Streptomyces flavofungini genome:
- a CDS encoding ABC transporter substrate-binding protein, which translates to MIPVTRDGGHGPDRRSFLKYTGALGAAAGLTGTLAACSGPESTNDTGGGGKSGGTLTAVIGYGNDGSWDPTQTASAFAMAGNEHIYEALLGTDPISREPYAQLATAVPTDLKATTWKFELRAGAKWHDGKPVTADDVVFVFDRILDPKTQTLAKGFFASWLKEVRKVDARNVELVLKFPFPDGAARLTLAKIMPKHVYSRPGAWDDATKGKAIGSGPYRQTAHHPKSNTTFEAFADYNGPREAAFKKMNWLTIVDAAPRVAKISGAGADAEISDNIPYANIEQLKKGGMTVEGGAGMNNLFLMFNTAHKPFDDVRVRQALHYAIDREKMIEVALKGHGKAASSFLNEGNPTYRPAKTVYGYDPKKAKALLKEAGVDNLKINIMAVNVSWIVDCLPTIKASWDAIGVRTTLDPQETTAVFTKLDQKKDYQVVAAASNPNQFGVEADLIMHYNYGPDNLWMGYARWAKNARAKELFRLMDRATREPDATKKKTMVQDYIDIVAEEAVLYPVVHNELMTAWDPRQLTGVRAQPYPGINLLQAKWA; encoded by the coding sequence CTGATCCCCGTGACGCGCGACGGCGGGCACGGCCCCGACCGCCGGTCCTTCCTCAAGTACACCGGCGCCCTGGGCGCGGCGGCGGGTCTCACCGGCACGCTCGCGGCCTGCTCGGGACCTGAGTCGACGAACGACACCGGTGGCGGCGGCAAGAGCGGCGGCACCCTGACCGCCGTCATCGGCTATGGCAACGACGGCAGTTGGGACCCCACACAGACGGCGTCGGCGTTCGCGATGGCGGGCAACGAGCACATCTACGAGGCGCTGCTCGGCACCGACCCGATCAGCAGGGAGCCCTACGCCCAGCTCGCCACGGCGGTGCCCACCGACCTGAAGGCGACGACGTGGAAGTTCGAGCTGCGCGCGGGCGCCAAGTGGCACGACGGCAAGCCCGTCACCGCCGACGACGTGGTGTTCGTGTTCGACCGGATCCTCGACCCGAAGACGCAGACCCTCGCCAAGGGCTTCTTCGCGAGCTGGCTGAAGGAGGTCAGGAAGGTCGACGCGCGGAACGTGGAGCTGGTCCTGAAGTTCCCCTTCCCCGACGGCGCGGCCCGGCTCACCCTCGCCAAGATCATGCCGAAGCACGTGTACTCCCGGCCGGGCGCCTGGGACGACGCCACCAAGGGCAAGGCCATCGGCTCGGGCCCGTACCGGCAGACCGCCCACCACCCGAAGTCGAACACGACCTTCGAGGCCTTCGCCGACTACAACGGTCCGCGCGAGGCCGCCTTCAAGAAGATGAACTGGCTGACGATCGTCGACGCGGCGCCGCGCGTCGCGAAGATCTCCGGCGCCGGCGCGGACGCCGAGATCTCCGACAACATCCCGTACGCCAACATCGAGCAGCTGAAGAAGGGCGGCATGACGGTCGAGGGCGGGGCCGGCATGAACAACCTCTTCCTGATGTTCAACACCGCGCACAAGCCGTTCGACGACGTGCGGGTGCGCCAGGCGCTGCACTACGCCATCGACCGGGAGAAGATGATCGAGGTCGCCCTGAAGGGGCACGGCAAGGCCGCCTCGTCCTTCCTCAACGAGGGCAACCCGACCTACCGCCCGGCGAAGACCGTCTACGGCTACGACCCGAAGAAGGCCAAGGCGCTCCTGAAGGAGGCCGGGGTCGACAACCTCAAGATCAACATCATGGCGGTCAACGTCAGCTGGATCGTCGACTGCCTGCCCACCATCAAGGCGTCCTGGGACGCGATCGGCGTGCGGACCACGCTCGACCCGCAGGAGACCACGGCCGTCTTCACCAAGCTGGACCAGAAGAAGGACTACCAGGTCGTCGCCGCCGCCTCGAACCCCAACCAGTTCGGCGTCGAGGCCGACCTGATCATGCATTACAACTACGGGCCCGACAACCTGTGGATGGGTTACGCCCGCTGGGCGAAGAACGCCCGCGCCAAGGAGTTGTTCCGCCTCATGGACCGGGCGACACGCGAGCCGGACGCCACCAAGAAGAAGACGATGGTGCAGGACTACATCGACATCGTCGCCGAGGAGGCCGTGCTGTACCCCGTGGTGCACAACGAGCTGATGACGGCGTGGGACCCAAGGCAGCTCACCGGCGTCCGCGCCCAGCCCTACCCCGGGATCAACCTGCTCCAGGCCAAGTGGGCCTGA
- a CDS encoding FadR/GntR family transcriptional regulator produces MWRMPQEPIRERPGPAPRRSGERRVSGQVQREVTQLILDRRLRPGALLPTEAELMEELGVSRNSVREALKALQALDIVEIRHGYGTYVGQASLTPLADGLTFRTLVQLADDTHALAEILQVRAVLEEGLVRAVATVLTDAELSGLEDLVRRMEEAAAAGDAFPDLDREFHEALYRPLGNTLVTQLLGAFWHVFHRVAGVRGWSRDPAPDVTVRRHRDIVAALRAGDVGAAQRAMADHFRGIEARAGQESRGVG; encoded by the coding sequence ATGTGGCGCATGCCTCAGGAGCCCATCCGTGAACGGCCCGGGCCCGCCCCAAGGCGGTCCGGTGAACGGCGTGTGAGCGGCCAGGTGCAGCGCGAGGTGACGCAGCTGATCCTGGACCGGCGGCTGCGCCCCGGCGCCCTGCTGCCCACCGAGGCCGAGCTGATGGAGGAGCTCGGCGTCAGCCGCAACTCCGTGCGCGAGGCCCTCAAGGCGCTGCAGGCCCTCGACATCGTGGAGATCAGGCACGGCTACGGCACCTACGTCGGCCAGGCCTCCCTGACCCCCCTCGCCGACGGCCTGACCTTCCGCACCCTGGTCCAGCTCGCCGACGACACGCACGCGCTCGCCGAGATCCTCCAGGTCCGGGCGGTCCTGGAGGAAGGTCTTGTGCGTGCGGTCGCGACCGTGCTCACCGACGCCGAGCTGAGCGGCCTGGAGGACCTGGTGCGGCGGATGGAGGAGGCCGCGGCGGCCGGCGACGCCTTCCCCGATTTGGACCGCGAGTTCCACGAGGCGCTGTACAGGCCGCTCGGCAACACCCTGGTGACCCAGCTGCTCGGCGCGTTCTGGCACGTCTTCCACCGGGTCGCGGGCGTGCGCGGCTGGTCGCGGGACCCGGCGCCCGACGTCACCGTACGCAGGCACCGCGACATAGTGGCGGCGCTGCGCGCGGGTGACGTGGGCGCCGCGCAGCGGGCGATGGCGGACCACTTCCGCGGCATCGAGGCGCGGGCGGGACAGGAATCGAGAGGCGTGGGATGA
- a CDS encoding beta-galactosidase, whose translation MTPDGTGGTDGGSERSDSGGDLDRFYDRLTSLAYGGDYNPEQWGPDVHAEDIELMRAAGVNLVTLGIFGWATTEPTPGAYDFTWLDAHMDRLADAGVAVCLATMTASPPPWLARLHPETLPVMADGTRLHPGSRQHWCPSSPVFRGHAVRLTERLATRYADHPALALWHIGNEYGCHISRHCHCEVSTAAFRAWLRERYGTVDALNDAWSTTFWSQRYSTWEEIHTPRAAPSFRNPAQRADFLRFSSDELLACYLAEKDVLARVTPRTPVTTNFVPVAKTLDLFRWAPHLDVVSYDSYPDPHDPDAAQRTAFSYDVMRGLKAGQPWLLLEQAPSAVNWRAHNGRKPPGRMRLDSWQAVAHGADAVLFFQWRQSRGGAEKFHSAMVPHAGPQTRTFREVTALGAELAAQPDLLRSRPERADAALVLDWPNWWALETDAHPSEVDYLDGALALHKPLYDASVACDVVPVDGDLAAYRLLLVPHLYSLSPDTAARLTAYVRDGGTLVVSYFSGITDEHDRVHLGGYPGPLREVLGLTVEEFDPRPDGGWAEEIRLEGAERILAYEDGGGPAVTRHDYGGGTAWYLGLRPDAETMRELLDRVRAEAGVEPVVAGLPEGVQVRTRVTAAGERALVRLDHRDGSVTVERDQASRQ comes from the coding sequence ATGACCCCCGACGGCACTGGCGGCACCGACGGCGGCAGCGAGAGGAGTGATAGCGGCGGCGACCTGGACCGCTTCTACGACAGGCTGACCTCCCTCGCGTACGGCGGCGACTACAACCCCGAGCAGTGGGGCCCCGACGTGCACGCCGAGGACATCGAGCTGATGCGCGCGGCGGGCGTGAACCTGGTGACGCTCGGCATCTTCGGCTGGGCCACCACCGAACCGACCCCCGGCGCCTACGACTTCACCTGGCTGGACGCCCACATGGACCGCCTCGCGGACGCGGGCGTCGCCGTCTGCCTGGCCACGATGACGGCGTCCCCGCCCCCCTGGCTGGCCCGCCTGCACCCCGAGACCCTGCCCGTCATGGCGGACGGCACCCGCCTGCACCCCGGCTCCCGCCAGCACTGGTGCCCCTCCAGCCCCGTCTTCCGCGGCCACGCGGTGCGCCTGACGGAACGCCTCGCCACCCGGTACGCGGACCATCCGGCGCTCGCCCTGTGGCACATCGGCAACGAGTACGGCTGCCACATCTCGCGGCACTGCCACTGCGAGGTCTCCACGGCGGCGTTCCGCGCCTGGCTGCGCGAGCGGTACGGGACGGTCGACGCGCTGAACGACGCCTGGTCGACGACGTTCTGGTCGCAGCGCTACAGCACCTGGGAGGAGATCCACACCCCGCGCGCGGCCCCCTCCTTCCGCAACCCGGCCCAGCGCGCGGACTTCCTCCGCTTCTCCTCCGACGAACTCCTCGCCTGCTACCTGGCCGAGAAGGACGTCCTCGCCCGCGTCACCCCGCGCACCCCCGTCACCACCAACTTCGTCCCCGTCGCCAAGACCCTCGACCTCTTCCGCTGGGCCCCGCACCTGGACGTCGTCTCGTACGACTCCTATCCCGACCCGCACGACCCGGACGCCGCCCAGCGCACCGCCTTCAGCTACGACGTGATGCGCGGCCTGAAGGCAGGGCAGCCCTGGCTGCTCCTCGAACAGGCCCCCTCCGCCGTCAACTGGCGCGCCCACAACGGCCGCAAGCCGCCCGGACGGATGCGCCTGGACAGCTGGCAGGCCGTGGCGCACGGCGCGGACGCGGTGCTGTTCTTCCAGTGGCGCCAGTCGCGCGGCGGCGCCGAGAAGTTCCACTCGGCGATGGTGCCGCACGCGGGCCCGCAGACCCGCACGTTCCGCGAGGTGACGGCGCTGGGCGCCGAACTCGCCGCGCAGCCCGACCTGTTGAGGTCACGGCCGGAGCGGGCGGACGCGGCGCTCGTCCTGGACTGGCCCAACTGGTGGGCCCTGGAGACGGACGCGCACCCGAGCGAGGTGGACTACCTGGACGGGGCGCTCGCCCTCCACAAGCCGCTGTACGACGCGTCGGTGGCGTGCGACGTGGTGCCGGTCGACGGGGACCTCGCGGCGTACCGGCTGCTGCTCGTGCCGCACCTGTACTCCCTGTCGCCGGACACGGCCGCGCGCCTCACCGCCTACGTGCGCGACGGCGGCACGCTCGTCGTGTCGTACTTCTCCGGCATCACCGACGAGCACGACCGCGTGCACCTCGGCGGCTATCCGGGGCCGCTGCGCGAGGTCCTCGGCCTGACCGTCGAGGAGTTCGACCCGCGCCCCGACGGCGGCTGGGCGGAGGAGATCCGCCTGGAGGGTGCCGAGCGGATCCTCGCGTACGAGGACGGGGGCGGCCCCGCCGTCACCCGGCACGACTACGGCGGGGGCACCGCCTGGTACCTGGGCCTGCGCCCCGACGCCGAGACGATGCGCGAACTGCTCGACCGGGTGCGGGCGGAGGCCGGGGTGGAGCCCGTGGTGGCGGGGCTCCCGGAGGGCGTGCAGGTGCGGACGCGGGTGACGGCGGCGGGGGAGAGGGCCCTGGTGCGCCTCGATCACCGGGACGGTTCGGTGACGGTCGAGCGCGACCAGGCCTCCCGGCAGTAG
- a CDS encoding NmrA family NAD(P)-binding protein, producing MSDRHTVLVTGATGTTGSRVTARLAALGHTVRAASRSARAPHPGADAARFDWYDEATHAPALHGADRVYLVAPVGDPDPVAVVLPFLRRARAAGVTRAVLLSSSAIEAGGPALGQVHRLLAEEGLFEEWAALRPSWFMQNFTGDHLHAESVRTDGVLTTATGTGRVAFVDADDIAAVAAHALTASPPPEHDLVITGPQALTYDEVAATLTDVTGRAVTHHAVSADELTERLTERGVPAGFAPVLAALDEAIRHGAEDRVTDTVARLTGRAPRAFADYCREAWSRSTVTEPSR from the coding sequence GTGTCTGATCGACACACCGTCCTGGTGACGGGCGCGACCGGCACCACCGGCAGCCGCGTCACCGCCCGCCTGGCCGCCCTCGGCCACACCGTGCGCGCCGCGAGCCGCTCGGCCCGCGCCCCGCACCCGGGGGCCGACGCGGCCCGCTTCGACTGGTACGACGAGGCGACGCACGCGCCCGCCCTCCACGGCGCCGACCGCGTCTACCTGGTGGCGCCGGTCGGCGACCCCGACCCGGTCGCCGTCGTGCTGCCGTTCCTGCGCAGGGCGCGCGCGGCGGGCGTCACCCGTGCGGTCCTGCTGAGTTCGTCGGCCATCGAGGCGGGCGGCCCCGCCCTCGGTCAGGTGCACCGACTCCTCGCCGAGGAAGGGCTGTTCGAGGAGTGGGCCGCGCTCCGGCCGTCCTGGTTCATGCAGAACTTCACCGGCGACCACCTGCACGCCGAGAGCGTCCGCACCGACGGCGTCCTGACGACCGCCACCGGCACGGGCCGGGTGGCCTTCGTCGACGCCGACGACATCGCCGCGGTGGCCGCGCACGCCCTCACCGCCTCTCCCCCTCCCGAGCACGACCTGGTGATCACCGGACCACAGGCGCTGACGTACGACGAGGTGGCGGCGACGCTCACCGACGTCACGGGGCGGGCGGTGACCCACCACGCCGTGTCGGCCGACGAACTCACCGAACGGCTCACGGAACGCGGCGTCCCCGCCGGGTTCGCCCCCGTCCTCGCCGCCCTGGACGAGGCCATCCGCCACGGGGCCGAGGACCGCGTCACGGACACCGTGGCCCGCCTCACCGGCCGGGCGCCGCGCGCCTTCGCGGACTACTGCCGGGAGGCCTGGTCGCGCTCGACCGTCACCGAACCGTCCCGGTGA
- a CDS encoding nuclear transport factor 2 family protein yields MPTTPAAPTTPSDLFREGVRLLLADDVAGWVDLFAEDGVAEFPFAPEGYPRRIEGRDAIGAYLRGLGGQIAYEDFPYVDIHETTSPERIVVEMRATGRVTTTGDPFDMTYVAVVTVRDGHFTHYRDYWNPLGIPGALKEAVGV; encoded by the coding sequence ATGCCCACCACACCGGCCGCACCCACCACCCCCTCCGACCTGTTCCGCGAGGGCGTCCGCCTGCTCCTCGCCGACGACGTGGCGGGCTGGGTCGACCTGTTCGCCGAGGACGGCGTCGCCGAGTTCCCCTTCGCGCCGGAGGGCTACCCGCGCCGGATCGAGGGCCGGGACGCCATCGGCGCCTACCTGCGTGGCCTCGGCGGCCAGATCGCGTACGAGGACTTCCCGTACGTCGACATCCACGAGACGACCTCCCCGGAGAGGATCGTCGTCGAGATGCGCGCGACAGGCCGTGTCACCACGACGGGCGACCCCTTCGACATGACGTACGTCGCCGTGGTCACCGTCAGGGACGGTCACTTCACGCACTACCGCGACTACTGGAACCCGCTCGGCATCCCCGGCGCCCTCAAGGAGGCCGTCGGTGTCTGA
- a CDS encoding TetR/AcrR family transcriptional regulator: protein MTERKARADAARNREAVLAAADELFARSDSPRGVSMDQVAAAAGVGKGTLFRRFGDRTGLIRAVFAARSEALSAAVTSGPPPLGPGGPARDRVPALLDALLVLKLDNRHLSLALEESGGGSPYEAEHYGWWHGVLRDALAETEAVPDADYASHALLAAVRADLVEHLVTAEGMSGEEIRGRLGEYVGKVLGHSVPAR, encoded by the coding sequence ATGACCGAACGCAAGGCGCGCGCCGACGCCGCGCGCAACCGCGAGGCCGTACTGGCCGCCGCCGACGAGCTGTTCGCGCGCAGCGACAGCCCGCGCGGCGTGTCCATGGACCAGGTCGCCGCCGCCGCGGGCGTCGGCAAGGGCACCCTCTTCCGCCGCTTCGGCGACCGCACCGGCCTGATCCGCGCGGTGTTCGCCGCCCGCAGCGAGGCCCTGAGCGCCGCCGTCACCTCCGGCCCGCCACCGCTCGGCCCCGGCGGCCCCGCCCGCGACCGCGTGCCCGCGCTCCTGGACGCCCTGCTCGTCCTCAAGCTCGACAACCGCCATCTGTCCCTCGCCCTGGAGGAGTCGGGCGGCGGCAGCCCGTACGAGGCGGAGCACTACGGCTGGTGGCACGGCGTCCTGCGGGACGCCCTCGCGGAGACGGAGGCGGTGCCCGACGCCGACTACGCCTCCCACGCGCTGCTCGCGGCCGTGCGGGCGGACCTGGTCGAGCACTTGGTGACGGCGGAGGGGATGTCGGGGGAGGAGATCCGGGGGCGGCTCGGGGAGTACGTGGGGAAGGTGCTGGGTCACTCCGTGCCCGCCCGCTGA
- a CDS encoding BTAD domain-containing putative transcriptional regulator gives MGPDDSGAAAGPLRFALLGPVRAWRGERALDLGAPRQRSVAAVLLLGRGRPVARDQLVRAVWGEPAPAYAVPQLQKYVSALRRTLEPERGPRAPSGVLNWSGGGYVLDVGPDDVDAAAFERGVGRGRAARARGDAEGAAEELRAALALWHGPDAPALSDVTSGFLDTERDRLAELRATALEERVQADLDLGRHQEVVPELMRLVGDFPLRERFAALLMLALYRCGRQGDALGVYRRTRRGLREELGVDPGAEVQELHGRILASAPSLDRPGVTGSAHGPEAGVPEAGVPEAGVPDGDGPSPPSAARAIEGLHQLPMDIPEFTGRETELRELVGETTAMGTGSSTAIGTGTGTGTGTGTGVIVAVIEGMAGVGKTRLAVRAAHQLVAQGHFTDVQLWADLKGFSPDRPPADPAHVLEDFLRLLGVPGDLVPDQLEARAALYRDRLASRRALVVLDDAADEEQVRPLLPGTGSCLLLITSRRVLGGLDGARTTRLAPFSPKEAAALIDRVTERERPGAAPPDRRRAGPGSDDALLRIAELCGHLPLAVALAGRRLRARPSWSLADLARRLEADEGRLRQLAVGRRTVDAAFALSYESLPEPRRRAFRLLALHPGTDCTPESAAALLGTDRDTAEDLLEALLDEHLLQSFAHGRYRHHDLLRLYAHGRTHAEDAEEVRTAAVLRLVHWYCDAAEDARRRLEPWRTPDRGPRSASAPGPAPSASASSAAALEWLERERANLAAVTEETARLGRYDCTRRLAAAAHSFLGLHAYGTDSLAGLRLGLDAARRSGDLTQQARAVRDIGLVHDGLGQHDEAAEHQLRALALSEEAGDAHGVAEARSGLGRAHAARGRYRESGEQHRLALAVFRETGDRHGEARSLAGLGLADWFTRGTHHRSADRHRRAFALFQEVGDVRGHALETSRLGMAHWVFGDYEECAAHHRRALALFEEAGDRRGQAVARSGLALAAWHLGRPDEADAHYQRALAAFRDTCDRQGEAMVLQRLGYVHWVTGRYGRGEAELRDALALCAGTGNRNTEAWTLTSLGHLCLRLRRDDEATGLLRDGLALSRSLGDRHCESSGLLGLALTALNQGDPAACERHARDSLTLARAIANPHGEAWAMIGVGLALAHGGGGGEADGRSGGGVDDIGADRIGGGQEAGAEWFRRAAAVAERVREPHTASMARHELGRAAARLERSPEAERHFRAALALRRRIQDRHGEAETRTELAALLRDAGRPDAARAEAEAASALYAGIPLYDRVPLAP, from the coding sequence TTGGGACCGGACGACAGCGGGGCGGCCGCGGGGCCGTTACGGTTCGCGCTGCTCGGGCCCGTGCGGGCCTGGCGGGGCGAGCGGGCCCTTGACCTCGGGGCGCCGCGGCAGCGTTCCGTCGCCGCCGTGCTGCTCCTCGGCAGGGGGCGGCCCGTCGCCCGCGACCAGCTCGTCCGGGCGGTCTGGGGCGAGCCCGCCCCCGCCTACGCGGTCCCGCAGCTGCAGAAGTACGTCTCCGCGCTGCGGCGCACCCTGGAGCCCGAGCGGGGCCCCAGGGCGCCCTCGGGCGTCCTGAACTGGTCCGGCGGCGGATACGTCCTCGACGTCGGCCCGGACGACGTCGACGCGGCCGCCTTCGAGCGCGGGGTCGGCCGGGGCCGCGCCGCGCGGGCCCGCGGGGACGCGGAAGGGGCGGCCGAGGAGCTGCGCGCGGCCCTCGCCCTGTGGCACGGACCGGACGCCCCCGCCCTCTCCGACGTGACGAGCGGCTTCCTGGACACGGAACGCGACCGGCTCGCCGAGCTGCGGGCCACCGCCCTGGAGGAACGCGTCCAGGCCGACCTCGACCTCGGGCGCCACCAGGAGGTCGTACCCGAACTGATGCGCCTGGTCGGCGACTTCCCGCTGCGCGAGCGGTTCGCGGCGCTGCTGATGCTGGCCCTGTACCGGTGCGGGCGGCAGGGCGACGCCCTCGGGGTGTACCGGCGGACGCGGCGCGGGCTGCGCGAGGAGCTGGGGGTGGACCCGGGGGCGGAGGTGCAGGAGCTGCACGGGCGGATCCTGGCGTCCGCGCCGTCGCTGGACCGGCCGGGCGTGACGGGCTCCGCGCACGGGCCGGAAGCGGGGGTGCCGGAAGCGGGGGTGCCGGAAGCGGGGGTGCCGGACGGCGACGGGCCGTCGCCGCCCTCCGCCGCGCGAGCCATCGAGGGACTGCATCAACTTCCCATGGACATACCGGAGTTCACGGGGCGGGAGACCGAACTGCGGGAGCTCGTAGGGGAAACCACCGCCATGGGCACCGGCAGCAGCACCGCCATCGGCACCGGCACCGGCACCGGCACCGGCACCGGCACCGGCGTCATCGTCGCCGTCATCGAAGGCATGGCGGGCGTCGGCAAGACCCGCCTCGCCGTCCGCGCCGCCCACCAGCTCGTCGCCCAGGGCCACTTCACGGACGTCCAGCTGTGGGCCGACCTGAAGGGCTTCTCCCCGGACCGGCCCCCCGCCGACCCCGCCCACGTCCTCGAGGACTTCCTGCGCCTGCTCGGCGTACCGGGCGACCTCGTGCCCGACCAGCTGGAAGCCCGCGCCGCCCTGTACCGCGACCGGCTCGCGAGCCGACGGGCCCTGGTGGTCCTCGACGACGCCGCCGACGAGGAGCAGGTGCGGCCCCTGCTGCCCGGCACCGGATCGTGCCTGCTCCTGATCACCAGCCGCCGTGTCCTCGGCGGGCTCGACGGGGCCCGCACCACCCGCCTCGCCCCCTTCAGCCCGAAGGAGGCCGCCGCGCTCATCGACCGCGTCACGGAGCGGGAGCGGCCCGGGGCAGCCCCACCGGACCGCCGCAGGGCCGGCCCGGGGTCCGACGACGCGCTCCTGCGCATCGCCGAGCTCTGCGGCCACCTGCCGCTCGCCGTGGCGCTTGCGGGACGCCGCCTGCGCGCCCGCCCCTCCTGGTCCCTGGCCGACCTGGCCCGGCGCCTGGAGGCGGACGAGGGCAGGCTGCGCCAACTCGCCGTCGGCAGGCGGACGGTGGACGCCGCCTTCGCGCTGTCGTACGAGTCGCTGCCCGAGCCCCGGCGCCGGGCCTTCCGCCTCCTCGCCCTGCACCCCGGCACCGACTGCACCCCGGAGTCGGCCGCCGCCCTGCTCGGCACGGACCGCGACACGGCCGAGGACCTCCTGGAAGCCCTGCTCGACGAGCACCTGCTGCAGAGCTTCGCGCACGGCCGCTACCGCCACCACGACCTGCTGCGCCTGTACGCGCACGGCCGCACGCACGCCGAGGACGCCGAGGAGGTGCGTACGGCCGCCGTCCTGCGGCTCGTCCACTGGTACTGCGACGCCGCCGAGGACGCGCGGCGCCGGCTCGAACCCTGGCGGACACCGGACCGCGGGCCGCGCTCGGCGTCCGCCCCGGGACCGGCGCCGTCGGCGTCGGCGTCGTCCGCGGCGGCCCTGGAGTGGCTGGAGCGCGAGCGCGCCAACCTGGCGGCCGTGACCGAGGAGACCGCGCGCCTCGGCCGGTACGACTGCACCCGGCGGCTCGCCGCCGCGGCCCACTCCTTCCTCGGCCTGCACGCGTACGGCACCGACAGCCTCGCGGGCCTGCGCCTCGGCCTCGACGCGGCCCGCAGGTCCGGCGACCTCACCCAACAGGCGCGCGCCGTACGGGACATCGGCCTCGTCCACGACGGCCTCGGCCAACACGACGAGGCGGCCGAGCACCAGCTGCGCGCCCTCGCCCTGTCCGAGGAAGCCGGGGACGCGCACGGCGTGGCCGAGGCGCGGAGCGGGCTGGGCCGGGCCCACGCGGCACGCGGGCGGTACAGGGAGAGCGGGGAGCAGCACCGCCTCGCGCTCGCCGTGTTCCGGGAGACGGGCGACCGGCACGGCGAGGCGCGCTCCCTCGCGGGGCTCGGCCTCGCCGACTGGTTCACGCGCGGCACCCACCACCGCAGCGCGGACCGGCACCGGCGCGCGTTCGCGCTGTTCCAGGAGGTCGGGGACGTACGCGGGCACGCTCTTGAGACCAGCAGGCTGGGCATGGCGCACTGGGTCTTCGGCGACTACGAGGAGTGCGCCGCCCACCACCGCCGCGCCCTCGCCCTGTTCGAGGAGGCGGGCGACCGGCGCGGGCAGGCCGTCGCGCGCAGTGGGCTCGCCCTCGCCGCGTGGCATCTGGGGCGGCCGGACGAGGCCGACGCGCACTACCAGCGCGCGCTGGCCGCCTTCCGTGACACCTGCGACCGACAGGGCGAGGCCATGGTGCTGCAGCGGCTCGGGTACGTGCACTGGGTGACGGGCCGGTACGGCCGGGGCGAGGCCGAGCTGCGCGACGCGCTCGCGCTGTGCGCGGGAACCGGCAACCGCAACACCGAGGCGTGGACGCTGACTTCACTCGGCCATCTGTGCCTGCGGCTGCGCCGCGACGACGAGGCGACGGGCCTGCTGCGCGACGGCCTCGCCCTGTCCCGCAGCCTCGGCGACCGGCACTGCGAGTCCAGCGGACTGCTCGGCCTCGCCCTGACCGCCCTGAACCAGGGCGACCCGGCCGCCTGCGAACGCCACGCCCGCGACTCGCTCACCCTCGCCCGGGCGATCGCCAACCCGCACGGGGAGGCCTGGGCGATGATCGGCGTGGGGCTCGCGCTGGCGCACGGGGGTGGGGGCGGCGAGGCCGACGGTCGGTCAGGGGGCGGCGTCGACGACATCGGCGCCGACCGCATCGGCGGCGGTCAGGAGGCGGGTGCGGAGTGGTTCCGGCGGGCCGCCGCCGTCGCCGAGCGCGTCCGTGAACCCCACACCGCGTCCATGGCCCGACACGAGCTGGGCCGCGCCGCCGCGCGCCTGGAACGCTCACCGGAGGCGGAACGGCACTTCCGTGCGGCGCTCGCCCTCCGCCGCCGCATCCAGGACCGGCACGGCGAGGCCGAGACTCGTACGGAACTGGCCGCGCTGCTGAGGGACGCCGGGCGGCCGGACGCCGCTCGCGCGGAGGCGGAAGCCGCGTCGGCGCTGTACGCCGGGATCCCGCTGTACGACCGGGTGCCGCTCGCTCCCTGA